The following DNA comes from uncultured Acidilobus sp. JCHS.
GCACTTAATATGTAATATGATGTAGCCGTCTGGCGACCATGAAAGGCCTGGCTTTACCAGTAAGAGCAAGAGATGGCAGCCGGGAGTTCAGCTCGAGGCTCTAGGGCCAAGGCGAAAGAAGCTGTCAAGCTAATAGGAAAGGAGAAGCGTATTAAAGGAGCCTGCTTAGGAGCTTATAGACATGCGAGCTTATAGACATGCCTCTTAGGTGATGTGGCGTGCCCGCATGCTCACTGTTTTGCCTGACCTAGGCCGAAGCGTTTAAGCTGAGCTGATAGGGCCCTGGAGGGCGAAGGGCTTGAGGGGCGACGACGCCTTCTGCAGGATAGCGAGGGGCGAGGAGAGGGCCTATGTGGCCTACAGCGACGACGAAGTCATGGTCATACTCGACAGGTCGCCGATATGCAGGGGCCACTTACTGGTCATATCGAGGGACCACTACGAGGGCGTCGACAGCGCTCCCCCTGAAGTCGTCTCAAGGGCCTTCCTCGTGGCAGCCGCCGTGGCCAGGTACCTCAGGGAGAGGCTCGGGGCGCCTGGCGTCAACATAGTGACGAACAGCGGCGCCCAGGCGGGCCAGGTGGTCTTTCACTTCCACGTCCACGTCATACCGAGGTGGAGGGACTGCCCGCCCCCCATATTCAGCGACGAGGGGGTTGACGTGAGCAGGGTGGCCAGGAGGCACAGGCTCACAGAGGAGGAGGCCAGGGAGGTGCTCTCAGGGCTCAGGGGCCTCCCGGAGTTCATAAGGGGCTACCTGGGCCTCTCGAAGGGCTAGCCAGCGTCAAAGACCCTCCTCATGCCCGTGCTCGGCAGCGCCTAGGCCGGCGGCAGCGACGTCCACGTTATATCAGAGGTCAGCGATCGACCAAGGTAATGGCAGAGGGGCGCAGGCCTAAGCGGAAGTGAGGCCATAATGAGGGACGCACGCTACATGATCAGATGGAGTGGGCCTGGGAGCTATGAAGGGGACCGCGAGCTGAGCATAATGAGGCAAGACCATTACTGCAGCAGGTCTACTATGATTCTCGCCCTGAGGTCCGCTTCGTCGAGCTTAAATGAGAGTATCGAGTTGCCGAAGCCGCTGAGGTCTATAACGTTCTTGCCGCCGCTTATATCGTATGTCTCCTCGTAGGCCTCCTGGGCCGGCAGGGAGAAGTCGTACTCGTACACGTGGAGCCTGTTACCCCTGCCCGCCCTTATCACGAGCCTTGGGCTCCTGTAGCCGGAGAGCGGTATGCCGCCAAAAACCTTGTCCCTGACGAGCGCCCCTGGCACCGAGAACCTGACACTCGGCGACGACCCGAGCAGCTGGGACATGTCCTCTATTATGAAGCCCCTGTAGCCTATGTCGAGCGGCAGCGCGTTGTACCTGGAGGTGTTGGACATCGTGTTGGCCCCTATGACAAGCCTGTCGCCGACGGATTCAAAGCTCGTCACCCTTGCCCCGAAGGCCCCCACTATCCTTGCCGTTGGAGGAGTTACGTAGAGGAGGACGCTGGGCCCGACTATCGTGTTCGTGGCCCTGGCGACCATCTCCTCGAACTGGTTGGTGGGCCTCACCAGCGACTCTGAGTAGGCGTTAAACGCCACCAGGACCCCGCCCCCTATGGGCTTCGCTACCGTCCTCCTTGAGAAGTAGCCGGAGTCGCCGAAGTCGAAGAGCCTTATGAACCTCATGGGCTCAGCCGCCTCGTCAAGCGGGTTGCCCACTAACACCCCTCCCTTGACGAAGAGGAAGAACCTGCCGTAGGCCGAGGCCGCTGGGCCCGTCTGAGGCCAGCTGACCGGGGCGCCGTCAACAGACCTCCTCGATATGTCGCCCAGCTGCGTGTAGGTGACCTTCTCGTTAGTCAGGTTGACGCACTGTACCCCCGTCACCGCCTTGGTGAAGAGCACGCCGTGGACGTCCTTTATCTGGCGCTCTAGCACGTCAAAGCAGGCGTACTCGTAGACAAGGGCCCCCTTGAGCGCAGGCCTCTCGGACACCCTCCTGGCCTCGCCCGTCCTGCGGTCTATGCTGTAGACGCCCAGGTTTATGGTGCCGTCCCCCCTCGCTATGAGGAGCTCGTCCTGGACTGGGTTGTAGATTATCTCAGAGACCTCCCCGGCCCACTCGTCCCTCCTCCCGGCCCCCTCCTTCCAGAGGAGCGATATCCTCCTGTCGCCTATGTCGTAGAGGTGAACGTGGCTGTACTTGTTGGTAAAGGATATGGTGCCCCTCAGGGAGGACTCGCTGCCCTCGTAGACCGCCGGGGCGTGGACCCAGCCCCCGAAGTATATCACGTCGTCAACGGCCTCAACGGCGTTGTACGTGTCCCCTCCCGAGGTGGGCAGGGGGCCGACCTGCTCGAAGCGGTACCTCTCAACGCCGCTGTCGGTTATGAAGTAGGAGACTGCGTCGAAGGCCAGGGTGTAGTAGAGGACGCCCCTGTAGTACTTGAGCCCGAATATGCCCCCGCTGCCCCACTCAGGCGCGTAGCTCGGCGGGTGGTCGTGAAGCATCCCCAGTATCTCGCTAGTGCCCATTCTGGCCTCCCAAACACGGCTGGGACGCCAAGTTAAAAGGCCAGGGTCTCTCCGTGCTGGAAGTAAAAGTTGCTGAAGTCTGAAGGCCAGGAGGAAGGTTCCCTGGAAGTGATAGAGGCTGTCAACCTAGGGAAGGTCTACCCAACGGCGTGAGGCCCAGAAGGGGTCTCGCTCAGACCCTTAGCCGGGGTGCCGTGCATCATAGGTAGAGGCGCGGGAAGATGCTCACTAGGATCTAGAGCTTGCGACTTCCTTGACGCGACCTGCCAGCTAAGGCCTGTCATCAAGGGCCGTTAAGGCCAGCATGGACTCTGACCTCCTGAGCTGCCTGGTCACAGGGTCGACCTCAAGGCCCAGGCCCTCAAGCGCCTCCACCCCCATGACCTCCACGTCGTCCCTCTCAGCGAACACCACCACCCTGGTGGCCCTCTCGCCCAGGCACTCTATGACAGCCTCCCCGACCTCCCTCTCCACGGTCCTCCCCTCTATGGTTCTGAACCTCCTGGTCCCGCTGGGCCTTATGCCAATGGATTCGAGCCTCTTCCTCCTTATCCAAGTGTACGTGATGCCCGCGTCAACGATCAGCTCTAGATCAAGGCACCTGGCCCTGTCGTGAGGGTTGCAGACCCTGGCCAGGGCAGTGGTGTGGCCCACCTCGGCCCCTCACTGCCAGTATGTAGAAAAGTAGTTAAGCGGTTAGTTAGAGCGCGGTAATGAAACAATTCTTAACACAAAGTTTATAAAACGTAAGAAGAGCCTTAAGGACGCTAAAGCCTGAAGCGCTAAAAGCGCTAAGACCCCGCCCAGACGTCTGACCAGTCGGCCGCGTCGGAGGCTGTCAGGGTGTCAGCTAGCTCCTTGGTCACCCTGCTCAAGGTCCTCTGGTGCACGATATTAAGGTAAGTGCTAAGTGACATGTGTCCTTGTGGGCCGCTGAGACCCTTTACAGTCCAGGCATAGACCACGGGCTAGCTGCCAGGGGTGTCGTATAGAATACAGGGAAGCCCCTGTTAATTGTAATTTAGTGAATACGTGACGACGTGGTGTGGCGACCGTACAACACCTGTTTACCCCTGGTAGTTCACGTAGACTATGGCCCAGTTAGCCTGTCCAGCGCCGTTAGTTCCGCCAACGCCAAACACGTAGTTGCCGCTGCGAGGCGACGTAAAGTAGCCGCTAAGGTTTAGTGTGAAGCTTGCAGACCACCCAGTGTTCATGTCGTATGCCACGCCGCTGAGAGTGTTCGTGCTCGGGTTATAGGTGACAGTTATGCATATGTAGTCGCCTGGCCTCGGTTGGAAGGCGCCTGTTCCAATGCCGTCCCAGCCTGCGTATGGAAAACCGATGTTTGGTGACGGGTATGGGCCAACGTATGCTGTGCTACCATATGGGTTTACCGCTAGCCACACATCCCACTGACCGGTAGCGCCTGTTGTAGTATATGCGTACTGCCACAGCGGGTTCCACTCAACAACGATATAGGTGCTTGCGCTCTGAGGAAACATAACGTCACCCTGAAGGGGGGCTATGATCCGTGTATTGGGGTTGGAAGCTACGTAGGGCACACTATAGTTATATTGAGGGCTTATGCTCCATGAGGGCTTTAAGAACAGGTACACTATGTACCCATCGCCCACGTAAGGATATACCCATGAAGTTGATGGTGTGCCGTTATATGAGTACACGCCTACCATCGTTATTGTCAATGAACCCCTGCCGTACCTGCTCTGCCAGAACATAGCTCCTGAGGACCAGGAGTAGCTCGAGGGGACCATGCTGAGCACCGGCTGGTTTATGCTTGATGACAGGGGCGACCAGTACTGGCTCGCCGTTTGACGGGCCGTAGTAAGCAGGCCACGAGCTGTTGCTTGACCCCTGATAGTCGCCCTGGTAGACGTGCGGCACGTAAATCGCGTTTTGGCCGTTGAGCAGGTTCATTACATTGGCGCTGGGCGGGCTTATGGTCTCCGTGAACGAGTACAGGAAGCTGACCCCGGGCGTATACGTGTAGCTGTACTGGCCGCTGAGCGTCAGCGTGCTGGTCACAGGCGAGCTCAGGGTCAGCCTCTGTATCATCAGGTAACTGCCCGCGCTAAGGCTGAAGGAGCCAGGCGATGGATATATCTGAGTGCCGTTAACGTAGTCGCTGACGACAGAGCTGCTGGGGCTGAGGGACATCTTCAGCGTACCGCTTACGGTTGCATTGAACTTGACGAGCGGCGTCGTCAGAACATAGCCGCTGGTCGTCCTAAGCGTGTAAGCCGTTATCGTTGTCGAGAAGCCGCTGAGGGTCTGCGACCATGAGGAGCAGCCGCACGGACACTGCCCAGGTATCACGGTTATCGGCGAGCTGACCGGCTTGACCATGATCCTGGCCTGGTAGAGGAATACCACGTGGGCCATGGCGACGTACGCCGTTATTATNNNNNNNNNNNNNNNNNNNNNNNNNNNNNNNNNNNNNNNNNNNNNNNNNNNNNNNNNNNNNNNNNNNNNNNNNNNNNNNNNNNNNNNNNNNNNNNNNNNNNNNNNNNNNNNNNNNNNNNNNNNNNNNNNNNNNNNNNNNNNNNNNNNNNNNNNNNNNNNNNNNNNNNNNNNNNNNNNNNNNNNNNNNNNNNNNNNNNNNNNNNNNNNNNNNNNNNNNNNNNNNNNNNNNNNNNNNNNNNNNNNNNNNNNNNNNNNNNNNNNNNNNNNNNNNNNNNNNNNNNNNNNNNNNNNNNNNNNNNNNNNNNNNNNNNNNNNNNNNNNNNNNNNNNNNNNNNNNNNNNNNNNNNNNNNNNNNNNNNNNNNNNNNNNNNNNNNNNNNNNNNNNNNNNNNNNNNNNNNNNNNNNNNNNNNNNNNNNNNNNNNNNNNNNNNNNNNNNNNNNNAGGCGCTCCTCGTTGAGTTGCAGGAGAAGCCGAACACTATGCTTGACCTGTTGAAGTTTATCAGGACTACGTCGCTGAGCGAGACCTCAGCCCTGAACGGGGTTGTGTAGCTCACGTAGGCCACCGGAGTACCATTGACTAGGGATATGTTAACGATCTTGAAGGACTCAGCGGCATATATGTACCTGAGGAAGTAAGAGAGGACGTAGCCCCTGCCCCCCTCCAGGGACAGGTTGACGACAACTATGGCAAACTTTCCAACTAGGTAGGGGCTGAGGCCCATGGTCAGGTTGTTGGACCCGCAGCTCACTTCGCTGAGGCTGGCCTCCTCAATAGCCCTGCCGTTGAGCTCTATTAGCACCGTGGCGCCCTTAGGCTTCACGTGGCACTGCGTTATGTTAAGTGAGAGCAGCAGCCTGTCCCCCACGCCAGTGATGTTAGTCACGTTCACGTAAAGGGGCGGGGGGACCAGGCCAAAAAGCCTTGGAGGTAAGAACTTCACAGCCACGAGGCCCCCTAGGACGGCGACAACTATTACAAGGGCTGCATAGAAAAGGTTGGGCTCGCCGTCCAAGGGGGCCCGTCACCTCTGCAGCGCGGCAGCCCGCTCAGCTTATGGTTACTTGGGGCTTACGAGGTTGGGACGGTTACCGCGCTCTCGTTGGTTAGGCCAAAGTATATCGTAAGGGTCCCTGAGCTAGCGCCATTCGGTATAGGGAGCGATGGCTGTACCAGGAAGTCTATGTAGTAGGTGTTCCCTGCTGTCAGGGAGACCGTGCCGCTGGCTGTGCACCCTGAGCTAGAGCTTGGATTTATGGTTATTGTCCCGGTCGGGCTGCTGGGGCTCCCTGTGGTCGAGTACACTATAAGCTCCACTGACGTGAGGGATGGACCCGTGTAGGAGCAGGAGTCCACGTACAGGTTCGGCGAGCCCGCGTTCACCTTGACCTCAAGGGCCTGGTAGACGTAGGTCTCTGAGGAGTTAGTTATGGGTATAGTAAGCGATATCTGCGGAGAGGTCTTGTTAGTGAGCGAGAGGTTGACATAGTTGGCATCAGGGCCTGCCAGGAAGACGATGGGCGTTACGGGCTTAACGGTGACCTTGGCCTGGTAGACGAATATCACGTTGGCTGCCGCTATGGGAACCGCTAGGGCTATAGCCAGTATGCCCGCCACGAGGGCCAGCTTTCCTATCCTATTCATTTAGACCACCTCCTGTGGTACTCTAACTTCGAGCGGCCCTCTATCCTTTAAAAACTTTTTCGTTTAATTATACGTTCCATCTGACCAGGAGGCGCATGGCCCCGTATAACCTTAGTCATCAGGGCGGCGCTACGGCTCAGCCCCGGCAGGTCCCTGCGAGCGATAAGGCCTGGCCAGTCGCCCTGCCCCTGGCCTTAGCGCCTGAGCTCAGCTGAGGCCCCTGCGCCGTGGTCGCCGACGCCAGCTCGGCCGCAGCGAGAGGCCTTCAAGGCGCCTCATAGGTGGCCCAGTGGCCGGCCCCTGGGACCTAACGCGGGCATAAGGCCCTAAAGTCTGCCATGTGGGCTCGTCCTGCC
Coding sequences within:
- a CDS encoding Diadenosine tetraphosphate (Ap4A) hydrolase, HIT-like, which gives rise to MRGDDAFCRIARGEERAYVAYSDDEVMVILDRSPICRGHLLVISRDHYEGVDSAPPEVVSRAFLVAAAVARYLRERLGAPGVNIVTNSGAQAGQVVFHFHVHVIPRWRDCPPPIFSDEGVDVSRVARRHRLTEEEAREVLSGLRGLPEFIRGYLGLSKG
- a CDS encoding putative aspartyl protease; translated protein: MGHTTALARVCNPHDRARCLDLELIVDAGITYTWIRRKRLESIGIRPSGTRRFRTIEGRTVEREVGEAVIECLGERATRVVVFAERDDVEVMGVEALEGLGLEVDPVTRQLRRSESMLALTALDDRP